A region from the Kribbella shirazensis genome encodes:
- a CDS encoding type I restriction endonuclease subunit R, with product MPFVQAVQPEAWATLVQFAGGRLEVAERDFVKIVAKELDQRGVLDVLRNGVKDRGVRIRLAYFRPAHTVAEDALAEYQQNRLSVTRQLRYGADSTKTLDLALFVNGIPVATAELKNPLTNQTVEDAKEQYRHDRDPKELLFARRALVHFAVDPELVFVTTRLRGKDTVFLPFNRGTGGAGNVGGAGNPVVEDDGSGYRTAYLWEETWQFDNWLDLLKRFLHVEDPTTSRSRGRANGRTSVHDRPLIFPRYHQWHAVRRLTEHAARHGSGNNYLVMHSAGSGKSNTIGWLAHRLSTLHGSAEPGTLDADAVSDARIAANEPVFHKVVVITDRSVLDKQLQDTIYQFDHTPGVVERITGIGGSKSSEVAKALANTATKIVIVTVQTFPYVLEGVSSLADKRIAVIVDEAHSGQSGDSVTKLKKVLRGLGAEESGDDDDPLTSSAMARGRHPNLSYFAFTATPKSKTLQLFGIDDAVGNKRAFHIYSMRQAIEEGFILDVLRNYTTYKTYWRIAKEGADDIEVNPDKAGSELARLVYLDPATMLAHAEVILRHFQANTRRQMGGRAKAMVVTRSRESAVRMYQALRQKVDDLSIADPGVLVAFSGNLTVDGVEYTEPGINGLSESELPDAFAYTRADDPNARARTAGKDGAPERTEYRILVVADKYQTGFDQPLLTTMYVEKPLASVAAVQTLSRLNRTHPLKSQEDLFVLDFANEAEDIQAAFKPYYEEAVTTPVDPNLLYPKQRAVMDHQLILESELEAFAEAYLASQPGSLVEDGGRSWERKHADLYRHIDPAAARFERLSSEDREAAELFRSDLSDYVRKYGFLAQVMQFTDADLERLYLYGKHLLNRLPSRRNPSLDIGDIDLTHLRVSKTGEHDVGLEQEGEQLLPGFDDGSAGIARDPKTALLSELIEDFNNRYGLGLSEADKLMYEERVTAAIEDPDLQQAALASRNEGDFEMPFNKRFQDIMVERAEADTKFTEKYFSDSEFQSRLTREARKAAYRMIRRRHNVPDGG from the coding sequence ATGCCGTTTGTGCAGGCGGTGCAGCCGGAGGCCTGGGCGACGTTGGTTCAGTTTGCTGGCGGGAGACTCGAGGTTGCTGAGCGGGACTTCGTCAAGATTGTCGCGAAGGAGCTTGATCAGCGCGGTGTGCTTGATGTGCTGCGGAACGGGGTCAAGGATCGTGGTGTTCGCATCCGGCTTGCGTACTTTCGGCCGGCGCACACCGTTGCCGAGGATGCGCTTGCGGAATACCAACAGAACCGTCTGTCGGTCACTCGTCAACTGCGGTACGGCGCTGACTCGACCAAGACGCTCGACCTGGCGCTCTTCGTCAATGGGATTCCGGTTGCTACGGCTGAGTTGAAGAATCCGCTGACCAACCAGACCGTCGAGGACGCCAAGGAGCAGTACCGGCACGACCGGGATCCGAAGGAGTTGTTGTTCGCGCGGCGTGCACTCGTGCACTTCGCGGTCGATCCCGAGTTGGTGTTCGTGACGACTCGGCTGCGGGGTAAGGACACCGTGTTCCTTCCGTTCAACCGTGGCACCGGCGGCGCAGGGAATGTTGGTGGCGCGGGGAACCCTGTCGTCGAGGACGATGGCTCCGGCTACCGGACGGCGTACCTCTGGGAAGAGACTTGGCAGTTCGACAACTGGCTCGATCTGCTGAAGCGGTTCCTGCATGTCGAGGACCCGACGACCTCGCGCTCACGTGGTCGAGCGAACGGTCGAACCAGCGTTCACGACCGACCGCTGATCTTCCCGCGCTACCACCAGTGGCACGCCGTACGGCGGCTCACCGAGCATGCCGCGCGTCACGGCTCAGGCAACAACTACCTGGTCATGCACTCGGCCGGCTCCGGCAAGTCGAACACGATCGGCTGGCTTGCGCATCGGCTGTCGACGCTGCACGGATCTGCTGAGCCTGGCACTCTTGATGCTGACGCCGTGAGCGATGCCCGGATCGCCGCGAACGAGCCGGTCTTTCACAAGGTCGTCGTCATCACCGACCGGTCGGTGTTGGACAAGCAGTTGCAGGACACGATCTACCAGTTCGATCACACGCCGGGAGTCGTTGAGCGCATCACCGGAATCGGCGGGTCGAAGTCGAGCGAGGTCGCCAAGGCTCTGGCCAACACGGCGACGAAGATCGTCATTGTCACCGTCCAGACCTTCCCCTACGTCCTCGAAGGCGTGTCCAGCCTGGCCGACAAGCGCATCGCCGTGATCGTCGACGAGGCGCACTCGGGTCAGTCCGGTGACTCGGTGACCAAGCTGAAGAAGGTACTGCGCGGCCTTGGTGCCGAGGAGTCCGGTGACGATGACGACCCGCTGACCTCGTCCGCGATGGCCCGCGGCCGTCACCCCAACCTGTCGTACTTCGCCTTCACCGCGACCCCGAAGAGCAAGACCCTCCAACTCTTCGGCATCGATGATGCTGTCGGCAACAAGCGGGCGTTCCACATCTACTCAATGCGGCAGGCGATCGAAGAGGGCTTCATCCTCGACGTACTGCGGAACTACACGACATACAAGACCTACTGGCGGATCGCCAAGGAGGGCGCCGACGACATCGAGGTCAACCCCGACAAGGCCGGCAGCGAACTGGCCCGTCTCGTCTACCTCGACCCAGCCACGATGCTCGCGCACGCCGAGGTGATCCTGCGGCACTTCCAGGCCAACACCCGTCGCCAGATGGGTGGACGGGCCAAGGCGATGGTCGTGACGCGTTCGCGGGAAAGCGCCGTACGGATGTATCAGGCGCTGCGCCAGAAGGTCGACGACCTGAGCATCGCGGACCCCGGCGTACTCGTCGCGTTCTCCGGGAACCTGACCGTTGACGGCGTCGAGTACACCGAGCCTGGGATCAACGGACTGTCCGAGAGCGAGTTGCCGGACGCGTTTGCCTACACTCGCGCGGACGATCCGAACGCCAGAGCGCGGACTGCCGGCAAGGACGGTGCCCCAGAGCGTACGGAGTACCGAATCCTTGTTGTCGCTGACAAGTACCAGACTGGGTTCGATCAGCCACTCCTGACCACGATGTACGTCGAGAAGCCGCTTGCCAGCGTTGCCGCCGTACAGACGTTGTCGCGGCTGAACCGCACCCATCCGCTGAAGAGCCAGGAAGATCTCTTCGTCCTGGACTTCGCCAACGAGGCCGAGGACATTCAGGCAGCATTCAAGCCGTACTATGAGGAGGCGGTGACCACACCGGTCGATCCGAACCTGCTGTACCCGAAGCAGCGGGCTGTCATGGATCATCAGCTCATTCTCGAGTCTGAGCTGGAAGCGTTCGCCGAGGCATACCTCGCGTCCCAGCCCGGCTCACTGGTCGAGGACGGCGGCCGGAGTTGGGAACGCAAGCATGCGGATCTTTATCGACACATCGATCCGGCGGCTGCGCGGTTCGAACGGCTGAGCTCGGAGGATCGCGAAGCGGCCGAGCTGTTCCGGAGCGACCTGTCCGACTACGTACGCAAGTACGGGTTCCTGGCGCAGGTGATGCAGTTCACCGACGCCGATCTCGAGCGGCTGTACCTGTACGGCAAGCACTTGCTCAATCGCCTGCCGTCGCGCCGCAACCCGAGCCTGGACATCGGCGATATCGATCTCACGCACCTACGCGTGAGCAAGACCGGCGAGCATGATGTCGGTCTCGAACAGGAAGGCGAGCAACTGTTGCCGGGGTTCGACGACGGTAGTGCAGGCATCGCGCGGGACCCGAAGACGGCGCTGCTGTCCGAGCTCATCGAGGACTTCAACAACCGGTACGGGCTAGGTCTGAGCGAAGCAGACAAGCTCATGTACGAGGAGCGCGTCACCGCGGCCATCGAGGATCCGGACCTTCAGCAGGCCGCGCTCGCAAGTCGCAACGAGGGCGACTTCGAGATGCCGTTCAACAAGCGCTTCCAGGACATCATGGTGGAGCGTGCCGAGGCGGACACCAAGTTCACCGAGAAGTACTTCTCCGACAGCGAGTTCCAGAGCCGCCTGACCCGCGAGGCCCGCAAGGCGGCGTACCGAATGATCCGTCGCCGCCACAACGTGCCTGACGGCGGCTGA
- a CDS encoding dihydrofolate reductase family protein, with the protein MLGRKTYEGLAGYWPSQSGKWADMVNALPKYVGSTTLSGDLDWNATLLEGKLEDSIPRLKDGVDGDLFMHGSGEFAYALAVRGLIDEFEVYLNPLVWGAGKVHVLGDRGTVYLKLDGVRQFDSGVVLLTYLPQS; encoded by the coding sequence GTGCTGGGACGCAAGACCTACGAAGGGCTGGCCGGTTACTGGCCGAGTCAGTCAGGCAAGTGGGCCGACATGGTCAACGCGCTGCCGAAGTACGTCGGGTCCACCACGCTATCCGGCGACCTCGACTGGAACGCGACACTGCTCGAGGGAAAACTGGAGGATTCCATTCCGAGACTCAAGGACGGGGTTGACGGTGATCTGTTCATGCACGGGAGTGGTGAGTTCGCGTATGCCCTCGCCGTGCGGGGCCTGATCGACGAGTTCGAGGTCTACCTGAACCCGCTCGTGTGGGGCGCCGGCAAGGTCCACGTGCTCGGCGACCGGGGGACGGTGTACCTGAAGCTTGACGGCGTGAGGCAGTTCGACTCCGGCGTGGTGCTCCTGACCTACCTCCCACAGTCGTAA
- a CDS encoding protein kinase domain-containing protein produces the protein MAAQSKVIAGRYELTAPIKHGGMGEVWRGYDTVLDRDIAVKLIRPQIVASDEDREELVGRFRREARVTAKVEHPGVPAVYDAAFDGDTDQLFIVMQLVHGVSVSDVLAEQGAVSAAWAASIGAQICSVLSYAHAVPIVHRDLKPGNVMIARGGVVKVLDFGIAALLRNDVTKLTSTGRVVGTKPYMSPEQIRNLPVTPQTDLYALGCLLHEMLSGQRAFDADDEIALMYQHLEEDSKPLRELDPEIPGELEQLVLDLLAKHPADRPENAWIVYDRLAPLLPATDRSSPDGEQPAGVIPDPTRPYRRPAAPRPRPAERPEPSAPTSSASKIDNVQIDEVLAEAESLIDEERFTQASDLLSDLLPSASSTFGPQSPAVLDLRVRFAAALFLGGDYRKAAPEFDALAAAVAKLDGPDSEEVLEYRRQAVVCRIALGESTRALTELESILTAYERVHSSGREYLELRLSLARLRLGIGQDQLARQELRELSRDARDLLGDTDDLTVEIAALLARLQTETDE, from the coding sequence GTGGCTGCGCAGTCGAAGGTCATCGCCGGTCGCTATGAGCTGACGGCGCCGATCAAGCACGGAGGGATGGGGGAGGTTTGGCGCGGGTATGACACGGTGCTTGACCGCGACATCGCGGTCAAGCTGATCCGTCCACAGATCGTCGCGTCGGACGAGGACCGCGAAGAGCTAGTCGGACGGTTTCGGCGCGAGGCTCGCGTGACCGCCAAGGTCGAGCATCCTGGCGTGCCCGCCGTGTACGACGCAGCGTTCGACGGCGACACCGATCAACTGTTCATCGTCATGCAGTTGGTGCATGGCGTGTCCGTCTCCGACGTGCTCGCGGAGCAAGGTGCCGTGTCTGCGGCCTGGGCTGCGTCGATCGGCGCACAGATCTGCTCGGTCCTGAGCTATGCCCACGCGGTGCCGATCGTCCATCGGGACCTGAAGCCTGGCAATGTCATGATTGCGCGCGGTGGCGTCGTGAAGGTCCTGGACTTTGGCATCGCCGCACTGCTCCGCAACGACGTCACCAAACTCACGTCGACCGGACGCGTGGTCGGTACCAAGCCGTACATGTCTCCGGAGCAGATCCGGAACCTGCCTGTCACGCCGCAGACCGACCTCTACGCGCTCGGTTGCCTCCTCCACGAGATGCTGAGTGGTCAGCGGGCTTTCGACGCCGACGACGAGATCGCGTTGATGTACCAACATCTCGAAGAAGACTCGAAGCCACTGCGTGAGCTGGATCCGGAGATCCCGGGCGAGCTTGAGCAGCTAGTACTCGATCTCCTTGCCAAGCATCCCGCGGATCGTCCGGAGAACGCGTGGATCGTGTACGACAGGCTCGCTCCGCTATTGCCCGCGACCGACAGGAGTTCGCCTGACGGCGAGCAGCCGGCAGGTGTTATCCCGGACCCGACGCGGCCCTACCGGCGCCCGGCGGCACCACGGCCGCGCCCCGCCGAGCGGCCGGAACCCTCTGCGCCAACATCATCAGCTTCGAAGATCGACAACGTCCAGATCGACGAGGTTCTGGCAGAGGCGGAGTCGCTCATCGACGAGGAGCGCTTCACACAGGCGTCCGATCTGCTGAGCGACCTCCTGCCGAGCGCGTCCTCGACGTTCGGTCCCCAGAGCCCGGCCGTCTTGGACCTCCGAGTCAGATTCGCCGCAGCGTTGTTCCTGGGCGGCGACTACCGCAAGGCCGCACCTGAGTTCGACGCTCTGGCCGCCGCGGTTGCGAAGCTTGATGGTCCTGACAGCGAGGAAGTGTTGGAGTATCGGCGCCAGGCGGTCGTGTGTCGCATTGCCCTTGGCGAATCGACTCGTGCATTGACTGAGCTCGAATCGATCTTGACCGCCTACGAGCGCGTTCATTCGAGCGGCCGCGAGTACCTCGAGCTGAGGCTCAGCCTCGCTCGCCTTCGGCTCGGGATCGGGCAGGACCAGCTCGCGCGTCAGGAGTTGCGCGAACTGTCCCGGGACGCCCGCGATCTCCTGGGCGACACAGACGATCTGACTGTCGAGATCGCGGCCTTGCTGGCGCGCTTGCAGACGGAGACCGATGAGTGA
- a CDS encoding DUF5919 domain-containing protein produces the protein MATETALKVLLRQRHLQEHRAFCREYDKVARSVDRELVGAHPSKATFYRWLSGSLSGLPHPGHCRILENMFPGWTAEVLFRPWSDDGHPAVEQRSASEPTGLGPLAGVTAVYPSRTEFAHEMPPAKLFDNAVELSAVGLSLNLLCQSYADVKLRELVRRAHLRLLFLDPDGESVKRRNREEGHEDGHLSAWSRGNLNLMCRIRDELADEAGNLELRMYDETLRFNLMFIDGRMCVMQTYLPALRGLDSPTFVMQPAAGGASDLYSVYWRIFSSFWERGTAL, from the coding sequence ATGGCAACTGAGACCGCACTGAAGGTCCTGCTGCGGCAGCGGCATCTGCAGGAGCATCGAGCCTTTTGTCGCGAGTACGACAAGGTCGCTCGGTCGGTCGATCGCGAACTGGTCGGAGCCCATCCAAGCAAGGCGACCTTTTATCGCTGGCTCTCGGGGTCGCTGAGCGGCTTGCCGCACCCAGGACACTGCCGAATCTTGGAGAACATGTTCCCGGGCTGGACAGCGGAGGTGCTGTTCCGGCCATGGTCAGATGACGGCCATCCGGCCGTCGAGCAGCGGTCCGCCAGCGAACCAACTGGGCTTGGTCCCCTCGCTGGTGTCACAGCTGTCTATCCGAGCCGGACCGAGTTCGCGCACGAGATGCCACCGGCCAAGCTGTTCGACAACGCTGTCGAGCTGTCTGCCGTTGGCCTGTCTCTCAACCTGCTTTGTCAGTCCTATGCCGACGTGAAGCTGCGTGAACTCGTCCGCCGCGCTCATCTTCGTCTTCTGTTCCTGGATCCGGACGGCGAGTCGGTGAAGCGTAGGAATCGCGAAGAGGGCCATGAGGATGGGCACTTGTCCGCCTGGTCGAGGGGAAATCTCAACCTCATGTGCAGGATTCGTGATGAGCTGGCTGATGAAGCAGGCAATCTCGAACTTCGGATGTATGACGAGACACTTCGTTTCAATCTGATGTTCATCGATGGTCGTATGTGCGTAATGCAGACCTACCTGCCTGCGCTACGCGGCCTGGACTCGCCCACGTTCGTGATGCAACCGGCGGCCGGTGGCGCCTCCGATTTGTACTCGGTCTACTGGCGCATCTTCAGCTCGTTCTGGGAGCGGGGTACTGCGCTGTGA
- a CDS encoding immunity protein YezG family protein, protein MARSAPSGWAEAELKITGAGPMSGTTLLATTPDGVTDRKIGIDHDGQDAADQLRKEMYQHGKGTWYNASITLTHTGKLTANFDYDTPPFDGDADPDLLLEDQQLFPRDPEHLPAWHPARRQS, encoded by the coding sequence ATGGCCCGATCAGCGCCCTCAGGATGGGCAGAAGCCGAACTGAAGATCACCGGCGCGGGCCCGATGTCGGGCACAACACTTTTGGCCACCACCCCGGACGGAGTGACCGATCGCAAGATCGGCATAGATCATGACGGGCAAGACGCTGCCGACCAACTCCGCAAGGAGATGTACCAGCACGGCAAAGGCACCTGGTACAACGCCAGCATCACGTTGACCCACACCGGCAAGCTGACCGCGAACTTCGACTACGACACTCCGCCCTTCGACGGCGACGCCGACCCGGACCTCCTGCTCGAAGACCAACAGCTCTTCCCTCGCGATCCCGAACACCTACCGGCATGGCACCCGGCGAGACGTCAGTCGTGA
- a CDS encoding DNA/RNA non-specific endonuclease, whose protein sequence is MASDLERIAQGLVECLDQVPAVVAHLQRTGQRCRENAAFAAQLGAQQPALYLDAAARACEHAAQVAAAAAPRARAWAERTVSEVPLDRRPPRGQPSAVPNRRTQPSGHRSPPRDSTAEIELDISDIDISRESSKTGAKRDPDLELSSANPDDLPLLNAPPADATIRVDKKFTYMTDNSGRVIEARADLNLVDLDHPRDKTAQRKLVGKLPGDHAGHIFARIFGGPLGKLNLLPMAGNTVNLSMYKTLENHWRRIIESGSTVSVFVTFRYPAGSRRPDTIWVEYEHGDELVTRRISNDSISPKGKP, encoded by the coding sequence ATGGCATCGGACCTCGAGCGCATCGCGCAGGGCCTGGTCGAGTGCCTTGATCAGGTGCCAGCCGTCGTGGCACATCTGCAGCGAACAGGTCAGAGGTGCCGCGAGAACGCTGCCTTTGCTGCGCAGCTGGGCGCTCAGCAACCGGCGCTCTATCTGGACGCCGCAGCCCGCGCATGTGAACATGCGGCCCAGGTCGCGGCCGCAGCGGCCCCGCGAGCCCGCGCGTGGGCGGAACGAACGGTCAGTGAGGTCCCACTGGATCGGCGGCCACCGCGCGGTCAGCCATCCGCAGTTCCGAACCGTCGGACGCAGCCGAGCGGTCATCGAAGTCCGCCTCGGGACTCCACGGCCGAGATCGAGCTCGATATCAGCGACATCGACATCAGTAGGGAGAGCTCGAAGACCGGCGCGAAGCGAGATCCTGATCTCGAGTTGTCGAGCGCTAACCCCGACGACCTCCCCTTGCTCAACGCACCACCGGCTGACGCAACGATCAGGGTAGACAAGAAGTTCACGTATATGACCGACAACAGCGGTCGCGTCATCGAGGCACGAGCCGATCTCAACCTCGTCGACCTCGATCACCCCAGGGACAAGACCGCACAGCGCAAACTCGTCGGAAAGCTCCCAGGAGACCATGCAGGCCACATTTTTGCGCGGATCTTCGGCGGTCCTCTCGGCAAACTGAATCTCCTGCCGATGGCTGGCAACACGGTCAACCTGAGCATGTACAAGACGCTCGAGAACCACTGGCGACGCATCATCGAATCGGGGAGCACCGTCAGCGTGTTCGTGACGTTCCGCTACCCGGCCGGCAGTCGTCGGCCCGATACGATCTGGGTCGAGTACGAGCACGGAGACGAGCTGGTGACCCGCCGGATCAGCAATGACTCGATCTCACCGAAAGGCAAACCATGA
- a CDS encoding DUF4386 domain-containing protein has product MSAVTVAGVLLIALPVAFNVAFGALAATFDYPDILRRPTHEVLARFREGGTKLLLWWWIFALTAAALAPLAVLVALALADAGDALRVVGGVVGALAALVQILGLIRWPFLVPYLARVDADPESSPTRREAVDVVFQSFNRYLGVAVGEHLGYLLTGAWTVLVGIAFIQTALAPSWLGIPAIVIGAVLVLCSLEFVGPAERHGWKLAATLTPITYIAWSLWLIAAGITLLV; this is encoded by the coding sequence ATGAGCGCCGTCACCGTGGCGGGTGTCCTGCTGATCGCACTCCCGGTGGCGTTCAACGTTGCCTTCGGCGCACTGGCTGCCACCTTCGACTATCCCGATATCCTGCGCCGTCCGACCCACGAGGTTCTCGCCCGGTTCCGCGAAGGCGGCACCAAGCTGTTGCTGTGGTGGTGGATATTCGCCCTGACCGCCGCCGCGTTGGCTCCTCTTGCTGTTCTGGTTGCGCTCGCCCTCGCTGATGCCGGCGATGCCCTACGCGTTGTTGGCGGCGTCGTCGGCGCGCTCGCTGCACTGGTGCAGATCCTTGGGCTCATCCGCTGGCCATTCCTCGTGCCGTATCTCGCCCGTGTCGACGCCGACCCCGAGTCCAGCCCCACCCGACGTGAGGCAGTCGACGTCGTCTTCCAGAGCTTCAACCGCTACCTGGGGGTCGCGGTCGGCGAGCACCTCGGCTACCTGCTCACGGGCGCCTGGACCGTACTGGTCGGAATCGCGTTCATCCAGACTGCCCTCGCCCCGAGCTGGCTCGGGATTCCCGCCATCGTCATCGGCGCCGTCCTCGTCCTGTGTTCGCTGGAGTTCGTCGGTCCTGCCGAGCGCCACGGCTGGAAGCTCGCGGCCACCCTCACGCCGATTACCTACATCGCCTGGTCGCTGTGGCTCATCGCCGCCGGCATCACGCTCCTCGTCTGA
- a CDS encoding GNAT family N-acetyltransferase produces the protein MKTIAVLPEGYTVRRAEPSDAEALLDMLAGYNKAVVGFADTTYRADELLRGQLSDHDFSTGTTYHRMRIDHPEPVAAPDAPAGVRVRRGAFDETARRAAHQATNECFRGQFGWAETPRDEWIEAHEDLPIFEWSQLTLLEVDGRVVAVRECADAYVEAENCGHIGMLGVVEEFRARGLAKFLLRDAFALDAAAGRAGTILLVDTNNPTPALGLYLSVGMNATLVFDGWRRVVQVT, from the coding sequence ATGAAGACCATCGCTGTACTGCCTGAGGGTTACACCGTCCGTCGGGCGGAGCCGTCCGATGCCGAGGCGCTGCTCGACATGCTCGCGGGCTACAACAAGGCGGTGGTCGGGTTCGCCGACACCACGTACCGGGCCGACGAGTTGTTGCGCGGCCAGTTGTCCGACCACGACTTCAGCACCGGTACGACGTACCACCGGATGCGGATCGACCACCCAGAACCGGTTGCCGCCCCGGATGCACCCGCCGGCGTCCGGGTACGCCGCGGCGCCTTCGACGAGACCGCCCGCCGGGCCGCACACCAGGCCACCAACGAATGTTTCCGCGGCCAGTTCGGCTGGGCCGAAACCCCACGCGACGAGTGGATCGAGGCGCACGAGGATCTGCCCATCTTCGAGTGGTCCCAGCTCACGCTGCTCGAGGTCGACGGCCGGGTGGTCGCGGTGCGCGAGTGCGCCGACGCGTACGTCGAGGCCGAGAACTGCGGTCACATCGGCATGCTCGGCGTCGTCGAGGAGTTCCGGGCCCGAGGACTGGCGAAGTTCCTGCTGCGCGACGCGTTCGCCCTGGACGCGGCCGCGGGACGAGCGGGCACGATCCTGCTCGTCGACACGAACAACCCGACACCGGCCCTCGGCCTGTACCTGTCGGTCGGCATGAACGCCACTCTGGTCTTCGACGGCTGGCGCCGCGTCGTCCAAGTCACCTAG
- a CDS encoding AMIN-like domain-containing (lipo)protein has protein sequence MSQKGGQIVKLIHAIRKPIHRPIRTAFAILAVAAVPAGAVAVPALAGPSTTAAPAVATGTYSTRWGSLPEAGKYRGSGVLTNVRTGRHACFDRIVFDVKGKPSWFRVHYVKDVSTDGQGEIIPLRGGAKLEIILSVPSYDDAGRSTYNPANHDELTNVRGYRTFRQVVDAGSFEGQTTIGLGVRARLPFRVFTLTGQGGTSRIVVDVAHRW, from the coding sequence GTGTCTCAAAAGGGGGGACAAATTGTGAAGTTGATTCACGCCATCCGTAAGCCGATTCATCGACCGATCCGCACCGCATTTGCCATCTTGGCCGTCGCTGCAGTCCCGGCGGGCGCGGTCGCTGTGCCGGCGCTTGCTGGCCCATCCACCACTGCTGCCCCGGCTGTTGCGACCGGCACGTACTCCACCAGGTGGGGTTCATTGCCTGAGGCAGGTAAGTACCGTGGCTCAGGCGTACTGACGAACGTCCGCACGGGTCGGCACGCCTGCTTCGATCGCATCGTGTTCGATGTGAAGGGCAAGCCTTCCTGGTTCCGCGTGCACTACGTCAAGGACGTCTCCACCGACGGACAAGGCGAGATCATCCCGCTGCGTGGAGGCGCCAAGTTGGAGATCATCCTGTCGGTGCCGTCGTACGACGACGCGGGCCGCAGTACCTACAACCCGGCGAACCACGACGAACTGACCAACGTGCGCGGCTACCGGACGTTCCGGCAGGTCGTGGACGCGGGGAGTTTCGAAGGTCAGACCACGATCGGGCTGGGCGTCCGCGCCCGTCTTCCGTTCCGCGTCTTCACCCTCACGGGCCAAGGCGGCACCAGTCGCATCGTGGTGGACGTCGCCCATCGCTGGTAA
- a CDS encoding inositol monophosphatase family protein, whose amino-acid sequence MKDLDELLSVASQAVDIAGQRAFSQAPGLITPKGDRDMASEVDYAVEKELRAFLAEETPDIGFLGEEEGRSVGRRDELLWVLDPIDGTANFVRGLPLVAVSLGLVGGDSSLLGIIDMPFLRRRYAGRLRGGATCNGRPIRGSRCDRLDDAMIAIGDYAVGDRAPAKNAPRLALTALLAARVQRVRMLGTAATDLAWTAHGQLDASIMFSNKPWDTSAGVLIAREAGLQVLDLDGSQHKFHSKGTVAVAEPIADQLLALIAEAQELDELPSD is encoded by the coding sequence GTGAAAGACCTGGATGAACTGCTTTCCGTCGCCAGCCAAGCCGTGGATATCGCTGGCCAGCGAGCCTTCTCTCAGGCACCGGGACTCATTACGCCCAAAGGCGATCGGGACATGGCATCCGAAGTCGACTACGCGGTCGAGAAGGAGCTCCGCGCATTCCTCGCCGAGGAGACGCCTGACATCGGATTTCTCGGAGAGGAAGAGGGACGCTCAGTTGGACGCAGGGACGAACTGCTGTGGGTCCTGGATCCCATCGACGGTACCGCCAATTTCGTCCGTGGCTTGCCTCTCGTGGCGGTTTCGCTCGGACTGGTAGGCGGCGATTCATCGCTTCTCGGCATCATCGACATGCCGTTCCTGCGGAGGCGTTATGCGGGACGACTACGCGGAGGTGCGACCTGCAACGGGAGGCCGATCCGCGGCAGTCGCTGTGATCGCCTCGACGATGCGATGATCGCCATCGGCGACTACGCCGTCGGCGACCGCGCGCCAGCGAAGAACGCGCCTCGCCTTGCTCTCACAGCGTTGTTGGCCGCCCGGGTGCAGAGGGTTCGGATGCTGGGAACAGCCGCGACTGACCTCGCCTGGACGGCGCACGGACAGCTCGATGCCTCGATCATGTTCAGCAACAAGCCGTGGGATACCAGCGCAGGCGTCCTGATCGCCAGGGAGGCAGGATTGCAGGTGCTTGACCTCGACGGGTCCCAACACAAATTCCACTCCAAGGGCACCGTTGCCGTCGCGGAGCCGATCGCCGACCAGCTGCTTGCGCTCATTGCCGAGGCACAGGAGCTCGACGAACTCCCATCGGACTGA
- a CDS encoding LuxR C-terminal-related transcriptional regulator: MATVSAHVSRIMIKLQATNRVQIANRIHDAGLL, from the coding sequence ATGGCCACCGTCAGCGCACACGTCTCCCGGATCATGATCAAACTCCAAGCCACCAACCGCGTCCAGATCGCCAACCGCATCCACGATGCAGGCCTGCTCTGA